In Lewinellaceae bacterium, a single window of DNA contains:
- a CDS encoding SAM-dependent DNA methyltransferase, protein MYVRNLLLAGRRSKLTLDGLELDAGPLDLEHLKAQKRTANNAAKSCLAGLKERLKTENGTDRKALQGDMAKIEERIQAFNHWADEAIHFNKEWNWLTSRFPDGEYVDVPGLCKVVSRDDIAANDYSLTPGRYVGVASQIDEDFDYEERMAEIKVELQGLNEEAVALAQQIQENLNELGL, encoded by the coding sequence ATGTACGTGCGAAACTTGTTATTGGCTGGCCGCCGTAGTAAACTCACGCTAGACGGGCTGGAACTGGACGCTGGCCCACTGGACTTGGAACACCTGAAGGCCCAAAAGCGCACAGCCAACAACGCCGCCAAAAGCTGCCTGGCCGGCCTGAAGGAAAGGCTGAAAACGGAGAACGGGACGGATCGTAAAGCACTACAGGGCGACATGGCTAAGATAGAGGAACGGATACAGGCCTTCAACCACTGGGCGGATGAAGCGATCCACTTCAATAAAGAATGGAACTGGCTGACTTCCCGCTTCCCGGATGGCGAATATGTAGATGTGCCGGGCCTGTGTAAAGTAGTAAGCCGGGACGACATCGCCGCCAATGATTACAGCCTGACGCCGGGCCGCTACGTCGGCGTCGCCTCCCAGATCGACGAAGACTTCGACTACGAGGAACGGATGGCGGAGATCAAGGTGGAGTTGCAGGGGTTGAATGAGGAAGCGGTGGCTTTGGCGCAGCAGATTCAGGAGAACTTAAATGAATTGGGGCTATGA
- the tnpA gene encoding IS200/IS605 family transposase, translating into MAQSLAQVYLHSIFSTKYRQNLITPEVEAPLYGYIGGVIKNIGGTPLEINGMPDHIHILSTLPRTITIAKYLEEIKKSSSKWIKTQGAPFENFAWQGGYATFSVSSSKVEVVAKYIRNQKEHHKRLTFQQEVIKFLEEYNVEYNEQYLWD; encoded by the coding sequence ATGGCACAATCATTAGCCCAGGTTTATCTCCATTCCATTTTCAGCACCAAATACCGGCAAAACCTGATCACGCCGGAGGTTGAGGCTCCTTTATACGGCTACATCGGCGGAGTCATCAAAAATATCGGAGGAACGCCTTTGGAGATCAACGGCATGCCCGACCACATCCACATTCTATCCACCCTTCCCCGAACCATTACCATAGCCAAATACCTGGAGGAAATCAAAAAAAGCAGCAGCAAGTGGATAAAAACGCAAGGGGCGCCATTCGAAAACTTTGCCTGGCAGGGTGGGTACGCGACCTTTTCGGTGAGCAGCTCTAAAGTCGAAGTGGTTGCGAAATACATCCGAAACCAGAAAGAGCACCACAAACGGCTGACTTTCCAACAGGAGGTGATAAAATTCCTGGAGGAATATAATGTGGAATATAACGAGCAATATTTGTGGGATTAA
- a CDS encoding restriction endonuclease subunit S yields the protein MSWEEIKVKDLGDIITGNTPPKKKTELYGDAYKFIKASDMTEGQRYTFETEERYSHAGYKKYSKSLIPPLSTCVVTIGTLGRKMTLTDEYCFVNQAINAVIPNDKHDPFFVYYALKNIQHKVKFADTGASSGRENISKSTFSNLTLLVPSNKSIQAKIGGILSAYDGLIENNLKRIRLLEEAAQNIYREWFVHFRFPGYEQAAFGEDGVPVGWEMKPFESFIEHHIGGGWGKEDVEGDFVQPAYVIRGTDIPKLEVGSKESVPHRFHKVSNLKSRKLIANDLVFEVSGGSKTQPVGRSILITEKILELFNGQDAMCASFCKLIRVNANIVSPYYISSYVTEIYSNGVLAQYENQSASNIINFKFNDFISREKVVIPSNQVQIAFENLIRPIRNQIGNLGIQNNLLKEGRDILLPRLMNRTIEV from the coding sequence ATGAGTTGGGAGGAAATAAAGGTTAAAGATCTGGGTGATATAATAACTGGTAATACTCCACCAAAGAAGAAAACAGAGTTATATGGTGATGCTTACAAATTCATAAAAGCATCAGACATGACCGAAGGTCAGAGATATACATTTGAAACAGAAGAAAGATACTCGCATGCAGGGTATAAAAAGTATTCAAAATCATTAATTCCCCCACTTTCAACCTGCGTGGTTACTATAGGCACGTTGGGTAGAAAAATGACCCTTACAGATGAATACTGTTTTGTGAATCAAGCTATCAATGCTGTAATACCAAATGACAAACACGATCCTTTCTTTGTCTACTATGCCCTAAAAAATATCCAACACAAAGTAAAATTTGCTGATACGGGGGCATCCTCAGGCAGAGAAAACATCAGTAAAAGTACATTCAGTAACTTAACCTTGTTAGTGCCGTCTAACAAATCAATTCAAGCAAAAATTGGTGGCATCCTCTCCGCCTACGACGGCCTGATCGAGAACAACCTCAAGCGCATTCGGCTCCTGGAAGAAGCGGCTCAAAACATCTACCGGGAGTGGTTTGTGCATTTCCGGTTTCCCGGCTATGAGCAGGCGGCGTTTGGGGAGGATGGGGTGCCGGTGGGGTGGGAGATGAAACCATTTGAATCCTTCATCGAACATCATATTGGTGGAGGATGGGGAAAAGAAGATGTTGAAGGTGACTTCGTTCAACCCGCGTATGTAATAAGAGGTACTGATATTCCAAAACTGGAGGTAGGTTCAAAGGAGAGTGTTCCGCATCGTTTCCATAAGGTAAGCAACCTTAAAAGTAGAAAGCTGATAGCAAATGACCTGGTTTTCGAAGTTTCAGGAGGTAGTAAGACTCAACCGGTCGGTAGATCAATTTTAATCACAGAAAAAATTTTGGAACTGTTCAATGGACAAGATGCAATGTGTGCGAGTTTCTGTAAACTAATCCGCGTCAATGCAAATATCGTGTCACCATATTACATTAGTTCCTATGTAACTGAGATTTATTCTAATGGAGTTTTAGCCCAATATGAAAACCAAAGTGCAAGTAATATCATCAACTTCAAATTCAATGATTTTATCAGCAGGGAGAAGGTTGTTATTCCCTCTAATCAGGTACAGATAGCGTTTGAAAATCTAATCAGGCCCATAAGGAATCAGATTGGAAATCTTGGTATCCAGAATAATTTACTCAAAGAGGGTCGCGATATCCTACTCCCCCGGCTCATGAACCGAACGATAGAGGTATAG
- a CDS encoding IS1634 family transposase produces the protein MASLVQKTVKGYKYWYIVESRRVNGKPRPLVIEYLGTADKLLERLRQCPENASLKSYAYGDVAGLLSIAQRLNVAATINKYIDWRRKNSPKQPIRNNLTAGATYLLGAVGRSCMMTSKRGWHEWARTTALEYLLRADFSKVDSQHFWDLMDALPEENIPKIEREIMDAAFKEFDIKTDALFYDATNFFTFISTANTRNTLAQRGKNKQKRHDLRQVGMALVVSKEDQIPLFHHTYQGNLNDVTIFESVIKDISKRIKNIGLDISRHTFVLDRGNNSKANFGIIQSLELFYVGALSPANHKELVLEAMEALSGKTTEEGQPNFYRAKAQVWGAERTVVAFISEKLKEGQARGIHSMLAKKEKQLAKLQNKLKEPNAKKRNRKQLVAQIGNILKTKQAKGLIEWELKWKRKGRYELSFQIKSQETEKLEAAFGLRILMTNRHSWSTDEIIEAYYGQSNVEKAFKELKNPYHLTVKPQYHWTDQKIKVHNFICVLGYLLASLLCKEARDKANYKGSINTLLNKLKNVRLGTVLTNNNKGGKIKVEHKIEEMSSEEQVLFNALGLQKNLHAGVKIKGVSIYN, from the coding sequence ATGGCAAGCTTGGTACAAAAGACGGTCAAAGGCTATAAATACTGGTACATAGTAGAAAGCCGCCGCGTTAACGGCAAGCCCCGGCCTCTGGTAATCGAATACCTCGGCACGGCCGACAAGTTGTTAGAACGCTTAAGGCAATGCCCCGAAAACGCAAGCCTAAAATCTTATGCTTATGGGGACGTTGCCGGCCTGCTGTCCATAGCCCAGCGCTTAAACGTTGCCGCGACGATCAACAAATATATTGATTGGCGCCGAAAAAATTCCCCTAAACAGCCCATCAGGAATAATTTAACAGCAGGCGCCACTTATTTATTGGGCGCCGTCGGGCGTTCCTGCATGATGACGAGCAAAAGGGGATGGCATGAGTGGGCCAGGACAACCGCCTTAGAATATTTGCTGCGAGCGGATTTCAGTAAAGTCGACAGCCAGCATTTCTGGGACCTAATGGATGCCTTGCCCGAAGAAAATATCCCAAAAATCGAACGGGAAATAATGGACGCAGCCTTTAAGGAATTTGACATAAAGACGGATGCTCTGTTTTATGACGCTACTAATTTCTTTACGTTTATCTCCACGGCCAACACCCGCAACACGCTGGCGCAACGAGGCAAGAACAAACAAAAACGCCACGACTTGCGGCAAGTAGGCATGGCCCTGGTGGTGAGCAAAGAGGATCAAATCCCTTTATTCCACCACACTTACCAAGGCAATTTGAATGACGTAACCATATTCGAAAGCGTAATAAAAGACATAAGCAAGCGCATAAAAAACATAGGCCTTGATATTAGCCGGCATACTTTTGTCTTGGACAGGGGCAACAACTCAAAAGCTAATTTTGGGATAATACAAAGCCTGGAGTTGTTTTACGTTGGCGCGCTCAGCCCGGCAAACCATAAGGAATTAGTATTGGAAGCGATGGAAGCCCTCAGCGGCAAAACCACAGAAGAGGGCCAGCCCAATTTTTACCGGGCTAAAGCCCAGGTTTGGGGCGCAGAAAGGACGGTAGTTGCCTTCATCTCAGAGAAACTTAAAGAAGGCCAGGCCAGGGGCATCCATTCGATGCTCGCTAAAAAAGAAAAGCAGTTGGCCAAGCTCCAAAACAAGCTCAAGGAGCCAAATGCCAAAAAACGAAACCGCAAACAATTGGTTGCCCAAATTGGCAACATCCTAAAAACAAAACAAGCCAAAGGATTAATAGAATGGGAGCTAAAATGGAAAAGAAAAGGCCGCTATGAATTAAGCTTTCAAATAAAGAGCCAGGAAACCGAAAAGCTGGAAGCGGCATTCGGCCTGAGGATATTAATGACAAACCGGCATAGCTGGAGCACCGATGAAATAATTGAGGCTTATTACGGGCAATCCAACGTCGAAAAGGCTTTTAAGGAATTGAAAAACCCTTATCATTTAACCGTGAAACCCCAATACCATTGGACGGACCAAAAAATCAAAGTACATAATTTTATTTGCGTCTTAGGCTATTTGCTGGCCTCGCTGCTCTGCAAGGAAGCGCGCGACAAAGCAAATTATAAAGGCAGCATCAATACCTTGTTAAACAAGCTGAAAAATGTCCGCCTTGGAACTGTCTTAACCAATAATAATAAAGGCGGAAAAATAAAAGTTGAACATAAAATCGAAGAAATGTCAAGCGAGGAGCAAGTATTGTTTAACGCTCTTGGCTTGCAAAAAAACCTCCATGCAGGAGTAAAAATCAAGGGTGTTAGTATATACAACTGA
- a CDS encoding transposase produces MLELTQLIQGLAPALETNVGILVEIIKGIYCISSGGVTMKNISRWTDKGASYRSIQRFFSCSMDWLSLNVLLFRTAYMESPCPMRYILALDETVKGKAGKHTFGVNWFYSSIAGRVIRSVSNHVISIVDTKKEKSFVLGHKQNVKPANKPEKKRKGKAKAGSKSKAKAGQSSGAKRKAGRPKGSKNKQNVKKQGLLYESFELLLGLALPLLEGIGLGIRYVVGDGAYGNKTCCLVAQQFGLCLISKLNRNTALYLPYQGPYSGKGRRKKYGDKIDYQDIPEQYLTQSITEGGIRTMVYQIKGVWTKQMPCLINVVVIVKINLVTQKAGRVVLFSTDLTLEASTIIRFYSLRFQIEFNFRDAKQYFGLADFKNVKEQQVDNAVGLSLFMDNVSLVLMEQAKTQWNEETVSIQDIKAYFRAEKYLHDILNTLEIGPNSIIIQQEFEDILKIGAINRTGATKMAG; encoded by the coding sequence ATGCTAGAACTAACCCAATTGATACAAGGGCTTGCCCCAGCTTTAGAAACGAATGTAGGCATATTGGTTGAAATAATCAAAGGCATTTATTGCATTAGCTCCGGAGGGGTTACGATGAAAAACATATCTCGGTGGACGGACAAAGGCGCCAGCTATCGAAGCATTCAGCGTTTTTTTTCCTGTTCCATGGATTGGTTATCCCTCAACGTGTTGTTATTTCGCACGGCCTATATGGAAAGCCCCTGCCCTATGCGCTACATTTTAGCCTTGGACGAGACGGTAAAAGGCAAGGCCGGCAAACATACCTTTGGCGTCAATTGGTTTTATAGTTCCATAGCCGGAAGGGTTATCCGTTCAGTTAGCAACCATGTCATTTCGATAGTAGACACTAAAAAGGAAAAGTCCTTTGTGTTAGGCCATAAGCAGAACGTCAAGCCGGCGAACAAGCCGGAAAAGAAAAGAAAGGGGAAAGCCAAAGCAGGCTCGAAAAGCAAAGCCAAGGCCGGCCAAAGCTCAGGCGCAAAACGCAAGGCCGGCCGGCCCAAAGGGAGCAAGAATAAGCAAAATGTAAAGAAACAAGGCTTGCTGTATGAGAGTTTTGAGTTGCTCTTAGGCCTGGCCCTGCCCCTCTTAGAAGGCATTGGCTTAGGCATCCGGTATGTAGTGGGCGACGGGGCTTATGGCAATAAAACTTGCTGCCTGGTTGCCCAGCAGTTTGGGTTATGCCTGATTTCAAAACTAAACCGCAATACGGCTTTATACCTTCCTTATCAGGGGCCGTATTCGGGCAAAGGCCGACGCAAGAAGTACGGCGACAAAATAGATTATCAGGATATCCCGGAGCAATATTTAACCCAGAGCATTACAGAAGGCGGCATCAGGACCATGGTTTATCAGATAAAGGGCGTATGGACTAAACAGATGCCTTGCTTGATCAATGTAGTTGTCATTGTTAAAATAAACCTCGTAACGCAAAAGGCAGGAAGGGTTGTGCTGTTTTCTACTGATTTAACCTTGGAGGCTTCAACCATTATCCGGTTTTATTCTTTGAGGTTCCAGATAGAATTCAACTTTAGGGACGCCAAGCAATATTTTGGCTTGGCTGATTTTAAGAATGTCAAGGAACAGCAAGTCGACAATGCAGTTGGGTTATCCCTGTTTATGGACAACGTGTCCCTAGTATTAATGGAACAAGCCAAAACGCAGTGGAATGAAGAAACGGTGAGTATTCAGGACATCAAGGCTTATTTTAGGGCGGAAAAATACCTCCATGACATTTTAAATACCCTCGAAATCGGTCCCAACTCAATTATAATTCAGCAAGAATTTGAGGATATTTTGAAAATCGGAGCTATAAACCGGACGGGGGCAACAAAAATGGCCGGCTAA
- a CDS encoding type I restriction endonuclease subunit R has product MANDYSEDRLIEHTCIQLLRELGWETADAYHGENFGAYGTIGRDTEADVILRARFNKAIRTLNPGLPAQAYETAYQTITDITSTKTLVEINLEKYRYLRDGIPVTYKNEKGEIIRNKKIKVYDFDEPGQNDFLAVQQLWVEGKSKRKRRPDVVGFVNGIPLLFIELKAHHRKLQVAYDNNLSDYLDVIPHLFHCNAFVVLSNGLDSKIGAATSHYQYFHDWKRIREEEEGRVSLETIIKGVCEKARFLDLFENFILFDDSIGQAVKLIARNHQFIGVNKAIEHYKEQTARFLRGEINQEERQKLGVFWHTQGSGKSYSMVFLAQKIHRKIPGSYTFLIVTDREELDKQIYGTFASVGVVDDKRLRTKSGKDLQRLLQTDSRFIFTLIHKFNFEKEITERDDIIVISDEAHRTQGGTLALNMRNAIPNASYMGFTGTPLFKDDELTRRIFGDYVSIYDFKRSIEDGATVPLYYENRGEKLELKNPEITQQMRDAIEEADLDPDQKASVERQFAREYPIITAEKRLRSIAKDVVWHFNNRGYKGKGMFVAIDKVTAVKMYDFITEEWQKYIGETEKNLKRITGDQERLVAERDLKWARETEIAVVVSSEQNEIKKFQNWGLDIESHRYKMNTRDLETEFKDEDHPFRFVIVCAMWITGFDVKSLSTMYLDKPLKSHTLMQTIARANRVHTGKNNGLIVDYIETYKSLLEALAIYAVGKRKEDGSGEGEIEPPVKPLEELIESLEESIMATEQFLKDEVDFNLGTIVHADSQLERLVAVQAGVNAVYQTDETKNKFGVLAREVFKRFKALMPDTAINEYRPRRDAINAINAVIQENTETADISAVMSRIQQIVDRSIHSLDIALEPTEDYGVKVDLSTLDFEKIEEEFSKPNKQYTTVQSLKNIVESKLNRMLDQNPTRIDYYERYQKIIEEYNQGKEAVTIEEIFRKLKEFVQDLTEEAARAARENLTENEQTIFDLLRQGKQLKDKDRHEVKEIARELLQQLEAEKLRVDHWAEKAQTRAAVRKAINDYLFSKLPYPTYDDDDIQVKTEVLYEYFRTGYGGAAA; this is encoded by the coding sequence ATGGCGAACGACTACTCCGAAGACCGGCTAATCGAACATACCTGCATCCAATTGCTTCGGGAATTGGGGTGGGAGACCGCCGATGCCTACCACGGAGAAAACTTCGGCGCCTATGGCACCATCGGCCGCGACACTGAGGCTGATGTCATCCTGCGCGCCCGCTTCAACAAGGCCATCCGCACTTTGAACCCGGGCCTGCCCGCCCAGGCCTACGAGACGGCCTACCAAACCATCACCGACATAACCTCCACCAAAACGCTGGTGGAGATCAACCTGGAGAAGTACAGATACCTCAGAGACGGCATCCCGGTTACCTACAAAAATGAGAAGGGCGAGATCATCCGCAATAAGAAGATCAAGGTTTATGACTTTGATGAACCGGGACAGAACGATTTCCTGGCTGTCCAGCAGCTATGGGTGGAAGGCAAGTCCAAGCGCAAGCGCCGGCCGGATGTGGTGGGGTTCGTTAATGGCATCCCGCTGCTGTTCATCGAGCTAAAGGCCCACCACCGCAAATTGCAGGTAGCTTATGACAATAACCTATCCGACTACCTGGATGTGATCCCCCACCTTTTTCATTGCAATGCCTTTGTGGTGTTGAGCAATGGGCTTGACAGCAAGATCGGGGCGGCTACTTCCCACTATCAATACTTTCACGACTGGAAGCGCATCCGGGAAGAAGAAGAAGGGAGGGTCAGCCTGGAAACCATCATCAAAGGCGTGTGCGAGAAGGCCCGCTTCCTCGACCTGTTTGAAAACTTCATTCTGTTTGATGACTCCATCGGCCAGGCCGTCAAGCTCATTGCCCGGAACCATCAGTTCATTGGCGTCAATAAGGCCATCGAGCATTACAAAGAACAAACTGCCCGTTTTCTGCGGGGTGAGATCAACCAGGAAGAACGGCAAAAACTGGGGGTTTTCTGGCATACTCAGGGTTCCGGCAAGAGCTATTCGATGGTATTCCTGGCCCAAAAGATACACCGTAAGATACCCGGTTCCTATACCTTCCTGATCGTTACCGACCGGGAAGAACTGGACAAGCAGATATACGGCACCTTCGCCAGCGTGGGCGTGGTGGACGACAAACGGCTGCGGACCAAAAGTGGCAAGGATTTACAACGACTGCTGCAAACCGACAGCCGCTTCATCTTCACCCTCATTCATAAATTCAACTTCGAAAAGGAGATCACCGAGCGGGATGATATTATCGTCATTTCCGATGAAGCCCACCGGACGCAAGGCGGCACCCTGGCCCTCAACATGCGCAATGCCATTCCCAATGCCTCTTACATGGGATTCACCGGCACCCCGCTTTTCAAAGACGATGAACTGACCCGGCGCATCTTCGGCGATTATGTCTCCATCTACGACTTCAAGCGGTCGATAGAAGACGGGGCCACCGTACCATTATATTATGAGAACCGGGGCGAAAAGCTGGAACTCAAAAACCCGGAGATCACCCAGCAGATGCGCGACGCCATCGAAGAAGCTGACCTCGACCCCGACCAAAAGGCGAGTGTAGAGCGGCAGTTTGCGCGGGAGTACCCCATCATCACTGCTGAGAAGCGGCTGCGCTCAATTGCCAAAGATGTGGTTTGGCATTTCAACAACCGGGGCTACAAAGGCAAGGGCATGTTCGTGGCCATTGACAAGGTCACTGCCGTCAAGATGTACGATTTCATCACCGAAGAATGGCAGAAGTACATCGGAGAAACCGAAAAAAATCTCAAGCGGATCACCGGCGACCAGGAGCGGCTGGTGGCCGAGCGGGATTTGAAATGGGCCAGGGAAACCGAGATTGCCGTGGTGGTCAGTTCCGAGCAAAACGAGATCAAAAAATTCCAGAACTGGGGCCTGGACATTGAATCCCACCGCTACAAGATGAACACCCGCGACCTGGAAACAGAATTTAAGGATGAAGACCACCCCTTCCGCTTCGTCATCGTCTGCGCCATGTGGATCACCGGCTTCGATGTGAAGTCCCTGTCCACCATGTACCTGGATAAACCCCTAAAGAGCCACACCCTGATGCAAACCATCGCTCGGGCCAACCGGGTGCATACCGGCAAGAACAACGGCCTGATCGTCGATTACATCGAAACCTACAAATCACTGCTGGAAGCCCTGGCCATCTACGCCGTTGGCAAACGCAAAGAGGACGGCAGTGGTGAAGGCGAGATCGAACCGCCGGTCAAGCCCCTGGAAGAACTCATTGAAAGCCTGGAGGAAAGCATAATGGCTACCGAGCAATTCCTGAAGGATGAAGTGGATTTCAATCTTGGAACCATCGTCCACGCCGACAGCCAGCTCGAACGCCTGGTGGCCGTGCAGGCCGGGGTCAATGCCGTGTACCAAACCGATGAAACCAAGAACAAATTTGGGGTGCTGGCCAGAGAGGTATTCAAACGCTTCAAGGCCCTGATGCCGGACACCGCTATTAACGAATACAGGCCCCGTAGAGACGCCATCAATGCCATCAATGCGGTCATACAGGAGAACACCGAAACTGCCGATATCTCGGCTGTAATGAGCCGCATACAGCAAATCGTTGACCGCTCCATCCATAGCCTGGACATCGCCCTGGAACCCACCGAAGACTACGGCGTAAAGGTCGACCTCAGCACCCTGGACTTCGAGAAGATCGAAGAAGAATTCAGCAAGCCCAATAAGCAATACACCACCGTCCAATCGCTAAAGAACATCGTCGAGTCCAAGCTCAACCGCATGCTGGATCAGAACCCTACTCGCATTGACTACTATGAACGCTACCAGAAGATCATCGAGGAATACAATCAGGGCAAAGAGGCCGTAACCATCGAAGAAATCTTCCGTAAGCTCAAAGAGTTCGTGCAGGACTTGACTGAAGAAGCGGCGCGGGCCGCCCGTGAAAACCTCACTGAAAATGAACAGACCATCTTCGACCTGCTGCGCCAAGGCAAACAACTGAAGGATAAAGACCGGCATGAGGTCAAAGAGATCGCCCGCGAACTATTGCAACAATTGGAAGCGGAAAAGCTCCGGGTGGATCATTGGGCGGAAAAAGCACAGACCAGAGCGGCGGTGCGCAAGGCGATCAATGACTACCTGTTTTCCAAGCTGCCGTACCCTACTTATGATGATGATGACATACAGGTGAAGACGGAGGTGTTGTATGAGTATTTTCGGACGGGGTATGGGGGGGCGGCGGCGTAG
- a CDS encoding cellulase family glycosylhydrolase → MKQKIWMYFLLLLMVSSCQKAEKKFVYVNGKDIYSTQGELLHLKGVNLGNWLLPEGYMFKMRDCNSPRKIDQAIRELIGNSATTAFWDAFLAHYITEADIKWLSEAGVNIIRLPFDYRLLSHDDFLGRDMHGYQYLDEAISWCEQYNIYVLLDMHGAPGGQTGDNIDNSDGYPWLMVDEGMKQQACDIWQDIAKRYADNTTVIGYNLLNEPIPHYFEKDTLKPHLEPLYKKITEAIRAVDENHIVFIGGAVWETDFSVFSEPFDDKLAYTFHKYWMPPEQEEIQEYVDFRAKYNVPILMGESGENEDEWVKNFRELLDENEIHWTFWPYKKMDNTRGPMNFDKPSGYDNFVKYAESDRSSFGKIRALKDSLDGIKPDEIVSILNQFVENSKFENCYPNKGYCEALGLKEAVHTPGAQ, encoded by the coding sequence ATGAAGCAGAAAATATGGATGTATTTCCTATTGCTTCTGATGGTTTCCTCTTGTCAGAAGGCGGAAAAAAAGTTTGTCTATGTAAATGGTAAAGACATTTACTCTACCCAGGGTGAATTATTGCATCTGAAAGGCGTGAATTTGGGGAATTGGTTACTGCCAGAGGGGTATATGTTTAAAATGCGGGATTGTAACTCGCCGCGCAAAATAGACCAAGCTATACGCGAATTGATCGGTAATAGTGCTACTACGGCTTTTTGGGATGCTTTTTTAGCGCATTACATTACCGAAGCTGATATCAAGTGGTTGTCAGAGGCCGGCGTAAACATCATACGCTTACCATTTGATTATCGCTTACTAAGCCATGATGATTTTTTGGGGCGGGATATGCATGGTTATCAGTATTTAGACGAAGCCATTAGCTGGTGTGAGCAATACAACATTTATGTTTTGCTGGACATGCATGGCGCTCCTGGCGGACAGACCGGCGACAACATAGATAATAGTGATGGCTATCCCTGGTTAATGGTAGACGAAGGCATGAAACAGCAGGCCTGTGATATCTGGCAGGATATTGCAAAGCGGTATGCTGATAATACTACTGTGATCGGTTATAACTTGCTGAACGAGCCCATCCCTCATTATTTCGAAAAAGACACGCTCAAACCTCATTTAGAGCCTTTGTATAAAAAGATAACAGAGGCAATCAGAGCAGTAGATGAAAACCATATTGTATTCATAGGGGGAGCTGTATGGGAGACAGATTTTTCGGTCTTCTCCGAACCCTTTGACGATAAATTAGCCTATACCTTTCATAAGTACTGGATGCCGCCTGAACAAGAGGAAATACAAGAATATGTAGACTTCAGAGCTAAATATAATGTCCCAATATTGATGGGCGAAAGTGGCGAGAATGAGGATGAATGGGTAAAAAACTTCCGGGAATTATTGGATGAAAATGAAATCCACTGGACATTTTGGCCATACAAGAAAATGGATAATACACGCGGCCCAATGAATTTTGACAAACCTAGTGGCTATGATAATTTTGTAAAATATGCGGAGAGCGACAGAAGCTCATTTGGAAAGATAAGAGCGCTGAAAGACAGCCTCGATGGAATAAAACCGGATGAGATAGTAAGCATATTGAACCAATTTGTAGAGAACAGCAAGTTTGAGAATTGTTATCCAAACAAGGGCTATTGTGAGGCTTTGGGATTGAAAGAGGCCGTTCATACCCCTGGGGCCCAATGA